A stretch of Lysobacter sp. K5869 DNA encodes these proteins:
- a CDS encoding putative porin has translation MTASTQPLRRLRFRALALALLSACAAPALAAPVDAAKISPEVTLKLIDLLVAKGVLTRGQADDLIAEASASAAAHPVAAAQPAYQTAPGAVVVPYVPEVVRQQIKDELRAEVVQQAKSEGWAAPNALPEWTQRISFYGDLRARAEDVLNDGENYREFPSFAALNSGSGYDVADPVANPVPYVNTTKNRARMRLRARLGMHAQISDWVEADLRLATGSDRSPVSTNQSLGAGGNLSKYSLWLDRAYIRLKPTSWLSADFGRTPNPFWTSELLFDNDLNFDGVAAQASFQHSPQFKSFVNVGAFPVFNTDFDFGSTQERDKESSRDKWLYGAQAGVDWGFADDMSLKVGLGYFLFDKLNGQFSSPCLAPTSKDVCDTDLSRPQFQQFGNTMFAIRNIVPAQGAPNGPQLQYFGYASEFGVANLHAQLEIARFDPVKIVLEADVVKNLKYDAKRIRALGPLNNFKPTLDPADTTAIFDGGDMGYYINLLVGQPKIAKAWDWNASIGYKRVDTDAVPDAFTDSDFHLGGTNARGFIVGGSLGLARNTWLGLRWLSANEVTGQPYSVDVVQLDLNTQF, from the coding sequence ATGACCGCTTCGACTCAACCGCTCCGCCGTCTTCGCTTCCGCGCGCTGGCCCTGGCGCTGCTGTCGGCCTGCGCCGCGCCGGCGCTGGCGGCGCCGGTGGACGCCGCGAAGATCAGCCCCGAAGTGACGCTGAAGCTGATCGACCTGCTGGTGGCCAAGGGCGTGCTGACCCGCGGGCAGGCCGACGATCTGATCGCCGAGGCCAGCGCGAGCGCGGCGGCGCATCCGGTCGCCGCCGCGCAACCGGCCTACCAGACCGCGCCGGGCGCGGTGGTGGTGCCCTACGTGCCGGAGGTGGTGCGTCAGCAGATCAAGGACGAACTGCGCGCCGAAGTGGTGCAGCAGGCCAAGAGCGAAGGCTGGGCGGCGCCGAACGCGCTGCCGGAATGGACCCAGCGCATCAGCTTCTACGGCGACCTGCGCGCGCGCGCCGAGGACGTGCTCAACGACGGCGAGAACTACCGCGAGTTCCCCAGCTTCGCCGCGCTCAACAGCGGCAGCGGCTACGACGTGGCCGACCCGGTCGCCAACCCGGTGCCGTACGTCAACACCACCAAAAACCGCGCGCGCATGCGTTTGCGCGCGCGCTTAGGCATGCACGCGCAGATTTCCGATTGGGTCGAAGCCGATCTGCGCTTGGCGACCGGCAGCGACCGCAGCCCGGTCTCGACCAACCAAAGCCTCGGCGCCGGCGGCAACCTGTCCAAGTATTCGCTGTGGCTGGATCGCGCCTACATCCGGCTCAAGCCGACCAGCTGGCTCAGCGCCGACTTCGGCCGCACGCCGAATCCGTTCTGGACCAGCGAGCTGCTGTTCGACAACGATCTGAACTTCGACGGCGTGGCCGCGCAGGCCTCGTTCCAGCACAGCCCGCAGTTCAAGAGCTTCGTCAACGTCGGCGCGTTCCCGGTGTTCAACACCGACTTCGACTTCGGTTCGACCCAGGAACGCGACAAGGAAAGCAGCCGCGACAAGTGGCTGTACGGCGCGCAGGCCGGCGTGGACTGGGGCTTCGCCGACGACATGTCGCTGAAGGTCGGCTTGGGTTATTTCCTGTTCGACAAGCTCAACGGCCAGTTCTCCTCGCCGTGCCTGGCGCCGACCTCCAAGGACGTGTGCGACACCGACCTGTCGCGTCCGCAGTTCCAGCAGTTCGGCAACACCATGTTCGCGATCCGCAACATCGTGCCGGCGCAAGGCGCGCCGAACGGTCCGCAGCTGCAGTACTTCGGCTACGCCAGCGAATTCGGCGTGGCCAACCTGCACGCGCAGTTGGAGATCGCGCGCTTCGATCCGGTCAAGATCGTGCTCGAAGCCGATGTGGTCAAGAACCTCAAGTACGACGCCAAGCGCATCCGCGCGCTGGGCCCGCTCAACAACTTCAAGCCCACGCTCGACCCGGCCGACACCACCGCGATCTTCGACGGCGGCGACATGGGTTACTACATCAACCTGCTGGTCGGCCAGCCGAAGATCGCCAAGGCCTGGGACTGGAACGCGAGCATCGGCTACAAGCGCGTGGACACCGACGCGGTGCCCGACGCGTTCACCGATTCGGACTTCCACCTCGGCGGCACCAACGCGCGCGGCTTCATCGTCGGCGGTTCGCTCGGCCTGGCCCGCAACACCTGGTTGGGGCTGCGCTGGCTGAGCGCGAACGAGGTCACCGGCCAGCCGTACTCGGTCGATGTCGTTCAACTCGACCTCAACACCCAGTTCTGA
- a CDS encoding TonB family protein: protein MSATYGRGSKFSRLWGALGVVGVVAVMAWLVWSLMQGAGPTTKRQAPRITQVILPPPPPPPPPPEPEKTMEEPKPVENTPFESIEPPKEESAEPPGDPLTADAGPGNNEFGLQAGTGGGGTRIGGKGGGGNPYAGYAAMVQRTVQQYLQQGEKTRKGRYSATVAMWLNPDGTIQRSQIVGTTGKPELDAAIVAALQGRSLPQAPPAEMPQPINLRIGAVSPG from the coding sequence GTGTCCGCTACTTACGGCCGCGGCTCGAAGTTCTCGCGCTTGTGGGGCGCGCTCGGCGTCGTCGGCGTCGTCGCGGTGATGGCGTGGCTGGTGTGGTCGCTGATGCAAGGCGCCGGGCCGACCACGAAACGCCAAGCGCCGCGCATCACCCAGGTGATCCTGCCGCCGCCTCCACCGCCGCCGCCTCCGCCGGAACCGGAGAAGACGATGGAAGAACCCAAGCCGGTGGAGAACACGCCGTTCGAGTCGATCGAGCCGCCGAAGGAAGAATCGGCCGAGCCGCCCGGCGACCCACTGACCGCCGACGCCGGGCCGGGCAACAACGAATTCGGCCTGCAGGCCGGCACCGGCGGTGGCGGCACGCGCATCGGCGGCAAGGGCGGCGGCGGCAATCCGTATGCCGGTTATGCCGCGATGGTGCAGCGGACCGTGCAGCAGTACCTGCAGCAAGGCGAGAAAACCCGCAAGGGCCGCTACAGCGCCACGGTGGCGATGTGGCTCAACCCGGACGGAACCATCCAGCGCTCGCAGATCGTCGGCACCACCGGCAAGCCCGAGCTCGACGCGGCGATCGTCGCCGCGCTGCAAGGCCGCTCGCTGCCGCAGGCGCCGCCGGCGGAAATGCCGCAACCGATCAACCTGCGCATCGGCGCGGTGTCGCCGGGCTGA
- a CDS encoding biopolymer transporter ExbD, whose protein sequence is MKVQGKKPYDDINITPMLDLAYVLLVIFIIMTTAAVQGIKVDLPKASAAQPLSQPKTKVIAIDNAGQVSIDAVPVSMSELEQQLRNALANDAELPVILRGDRAVQYDKVMAVLDLCSKLGISSIGLASQRQGQG, encoded by the coding sequence GTGAAGGTCCAGGGCAAGAAGCCTTACGACGACATCAACATCACCCCGATGTTGGACCTGGCCTACGTGCTGCTGGTGATCTTCATCATCATGACCACCGCGGCGGTGCAGGGCATCAAGGTCGACCTGCCCAAGGCCAGCGCGGCGCAGCCGCTGTCGCAGCCCAAGACCAAGGTCATCGCCATCGACAACGCCGGTCAGGTCAGCATCGACGCGGTGCCGGTCAGCATGAGCGAGCTGGAGCAGCAATTGCGCAACGCGCTGGCCAACGACGCCGAATTGCCGGTGATCCTGCGCGGCGACCGCGCGGTGCAGTACGACAAGGTCATGGCCGTGCTGGATCTGTGCAGCAAGCTCGGCATCTCGTCCATCGGCCTGGCCTCGCAGCGCCAGGGCCAAGGTTGA
- a CDS encoding DUF2341 domain-containing protein, whose product MTQLRVLLACSLLLLLSLLSAPAAAASWWDGKWNYRAKIDLNTTSTGAAVTEPGGRAQVLVRLHSGNFNFADAKEDGSDVRFIAADDRTPLKYHFEKYDGLVDQVALAWVDVPKLDANAAASVYVYFGNPEATPGGDPKGSYDADSIAVFHFANQGAAGTDTTAYANNAQAPLTLADTALIGAGLQLDGKAPVKVPASASLNLAAAQPLTLSAWIKPAGANASGVIASLPGALTLSIEQGVIYAEAAGVRTSAGAPLVGEGWAHVAVRADAGKLSVYVNGAPAGEAAAALPAANAGLWIGGEDGAARPNFIGQIDELQLSKVARPVGLIQAAAHSQGLDAKLLTFQPVEQRSGDGGHNYFGILFSALTVDAWIVIVILGFMAAISWWVMIGKGLFVNTTSKANERFLQAFRKHAGEYPLHDPAWVRAAEGDGPLNGEKSNLARLLAIGLDELRNRVAAGGGRSVVRPQSIAAIRSALDAAAVREGQRLNKMMVLLTIAISGGPFLGLLGTVVGVMITFAAVAAAGDVNINAIAPGIAAALLATVAGLAVAIPALFGYNYLLSRTEAIGADMQVFVDELEKRIAEDYAGDAPLPAHLARSVSTETLP is encoded by the coding sequence GTGACTCAATTGCGCGTGCTGTTGGCCTGTTCGCTGTTGCTGCTGCTCTCGCTGCTGTCGGCTCCGGCCGCGGCGGCCTCGTGGTGGGACGGCAAGTGGAACTACCGGGCCAAGATCGATCTCAACACCACCTCCACCGGCGCGGCGGTGACCGAGCCGGGCGGACGCGCGCAAGTGCTGGTGCGCCTGCACTCGGGCAACTTCAACTTCGCCGACGCCAAGGAAGACGGCAGCGATGTGCGTTTCATCGCCGCCGACGACCGCACGCCGCTGAAGTACCACTTCGAGAAATACGACGGCCTGGTCGATCAGGTCGCGCTGGCGTGGGTGGACGTGCCCAAGCTCGACGCCAACGCCGCGGCCTCGGTCTACGTCTATTTCGGCAATCCCGAGGCCACGCCCGGCGGCGATCCGAAGGGCAGCTACGACGCCGACAGCATCGCGGTGTTCCACTTCGCCAACCAGGGCGCGGCCGGCACCGACACCACCGCCTACGCCAACAACGCGCAGGCGCCGTTGACCCTGGCCGACACCGCGCTGATCGGCGCGGGCCTGCAGCTCGACGGCAAGGCGCCGGTCAAGGTGCCGGCCTCGGCCTCGCTCAATCTCGCCGCCGCGCAGCCGCTGACCCTGAGCGCGTGGATCAAGCCGGCCGGCGCCAACGCCAGCGGCGTGATCGCGTCCTTGCCGGGCGCGCTGACGCTGTCGATCGAACAAGGCGTGATCTACGCCGAAGCCGCCGGCGTGCGCACCTCCGCCGGCGCGCCGCTGGTCGGCGAAGGCTGGGCGCACGTCGCGGTGCGCGCCGACGCCGGCAAGCTCAGCGTCTACGTCAACGGCGCGCCGGCCGGCGAAGCCGCGGCGGCGCTGCCGGCGGCGAACGCCGGCTTGTGGATCGGCGGCGAAGACGGCGCGGCGCGGCCGAACTTCATCGGCCAGATCGACGAATTGCAGCTGTCCAAGGTCGCGCGCCCGGTCGGCCTGATCCAGGCCGCCGCGCACAGCCAGGGCCTGGACGCCAAGCTGCTGACCTTCCAGCCGGTCGAGCAGCGCTCCGGCGACGGCGGCCACAACTACTTCGGCATTCTGTTCAGCGCGCTGACCGTCGACGCCTGGATCGTGATCGTGATCCTCGGCTTCATGGCCGCGATCTCGTGGTGGGTGATGATCGGCAAGGGCTTGTTCGTCAACACCACGTCCAAGGCCAACGAACGCTTCCTGCAGGCCTTCCGCAAGCACGCCGGCGAGTATCCGCTGCACGATCCGGCCTGGGTGCGCGCGGCCGAGGGCGATGGGCCGTTGAACGGCGAGAAGTCCAATCTCGCGCGTCTGCTCGCCATCGGCCTGGATGAACTGCGCAACCGCGTCGCCGCGGGCGGCGGGCGTTCGGTGGTGCGGCCGCAGTCGATCGCCGCGATCCGCTCCGCGCTCGACGCCGCCGCGGTGCGCGAGGGCCAACGCCTCAACAAGATGATGGTGCTGCTGACCATCGCGATCTCCGGCGGCCCGTTCCTCGGCCTGCTCGGCACCGTGGTCGGCGTGATGATCACCTTCGCCGCGGTGGCCGCGGCCGGCGACGTCAACATCAACGCCATCGCGCCCGGCATCGCCGCGGCGCTGCTGGCCACCGTCGCCGGCCTCGCCGTCGCGATCCCGGCGCTGTTCGGCTACAACTACTTGCTCAGCCGCACCGAAGCCATCGGCGCGGACATGCAGGTGTTCGTCGACGAACTGGAAAAGCGCATCGCCGAGGATTACGCCGGCGACGCGCCGCTGCCGGCGCATCTGGCCCGCAGCGTGTCGACGGAGACGCTGCCGTGA
- a CDS encoding ShlB/FhaC/HecB family hemolysin secretion/activation protein — MHLRLIAAAGLTMLGPAVLHAQETPAHASAAAAAAPRFDILAYQVLGNSQLSNLDIEKVVYPHLGPKRGEEDVENARAALQSLYDSRGFPTVSVVIPEQDVSTGLVTLQVNEQKIGRLRVNGADYFSPDDIERAAPSLARGAVPNFKDVQRDIVALNQLPDRRVTPEIKAGATPNTVDVDLNVEDKLPLHGSLELNNRNSANTTDQRLAASLRYDNLWQRGHSASVSVQIAPERSSDAKVYSASYLARFGASPWSLLGYAVRSKSDIAVVGDLNVIGNGTLAGVRLMRSFAAGEGFYHSLSLGVDYKDFTESLIQGADRGAVPIEYFPLSVNYNADWVKERSVADLALSAVFNLRGVGDGRAAFDAKRYQAQPNFFYLRAGGSYTWKSERDAQLMLRLQTQFAGEPLISNEQFSIGGLDSVRGYYESEALGDLGGAATLEARTPSFADSLGDAFQELRLRAFVDAGYIRLNDPLPEQSRSETLVSAGIGATVKAFGHFNGSIDVAHPLSSPGGRERKPDSVEVGVRLWGEF, encoded by the coding sequence CGGCGGCCGCGCCGCGTTTCGACATCCTGGCCTATCAGGTGCTGGGCAACAGCCAGCTCAGCAATCTCGATATCGAGAAAGTGGTGTATCCGCATCTGGGCCCCAAGCGCGGCGAAGAGGACGTGGAGAACGCGCGCGCCGCGCTGCAGTCGCTGTACGACAGCCGCGGCTTTCCCACCGTCAGCGTGGTGATTCCCGAACAGGACGTGTCCACCGGCTTGGTGACGCTGCAAGTCAACGAACAGAAGATCGGCCGCCTGCGCGTCAACGGCGCGGACTATTTCTCGCCCGACGACATCGAGCGCGCCGCGCCTTCGTTGGCGCGCGGCGCGGTGCCGAACTTCAAGGATGTGCAGCGCGACATCGTCGCGCTCAATCAATTGCCCGACCGCCGCGTCACCCCGGAAATCAAGGCCGGCGCGACGCCGAACACGGTCGACGTCGATCTCAACGTCGAAGACAAGCTGCCGCTGCACGGCTCGCTCGAACTCAACAACCGCAACAGCGCCAACACCACCGATCAGCGACTGGCCGCGAGCCTGCGCTACGACAATCTGTGGCAGCGCGGCCACAGCGCCAGCGTGTCGGTGCAGATCGCGCCGGAGCGCAGCAGCGACGCCAAGGTGTATTCGGCCTCGTATCTGGCCCGCTTCGGCGCCTCGCCGTGGTCGCTGCTGGGCTATGCGGTGCGCAGCAAGAGCGACATCGCCGTGGTCGGCGATCTCAACGTGATCGGCAACGGCACCTTGGCGGGCGTGCGGCTGATGCGCTCCTTCGCCGCGGGCGAGGGCTTCTACCACTCGCTCAGCCTTGGCGTGGACTACAAGGATTTCACCGAATCGCTGATCCAGGGCGCCGACCGCGGCGCCGTGCCGATCGAGTATTTCCCGCTTAGCGTCAACTACAACGCCGATTGGGTGAAGGAACGCTCGGTCGCCGATCTGGCGCTGTCGGCGGTGTTCAACCTGCGCGGCGTCGGCGACGGGCGCGCGGCGTTCGACGCCAAGCGCTATCAGGCCCAGCCGAACTTCTTCTATCTGCGCGCCGGCGGCTCCTACACCTGGAAGTCCGAACGCGACGCGCAGCTGATGCTGCGCCTGCAGACCCAGTTCGCCGGCGAGCCGCTGATCAGCAACGAGCAATTCAGCATCGGCGGCCTCGACAGCGTGCGCGGCTATTACGAATCCGAGGCGCTCGGCGACCTCGGCGGCGCGGCGACGCTGGAAGCGCGCACGCCCTCGTTCGCCGATTCGCTCGGCGACGCGTTCCAGGAACTGCGCCTGCGCGCGTTCGTCGACGCCGGCTACATCCGCCTCAACGATCCGCTGCCCGAGCAGTCGCGCAGCGAAACCTTGGTCAGCGCCGGCATCGGCGCGACGGTCAAGGCCTTCGGCCATTTCAACGGTTCCATCGACGTGGCCCATCCGTTGTCCAGCCCCGGCGGACGCGAACGCAAACCCGACTCGGTCGAGGTGGGCGTGCGGCTGTGGGGCGAGTTCTGA